The Arthrobacter sp. OAP107 DNA segment GAAGAAGGCACCGCCGGGAAGGTTAGCGATTTCTGCCCGGCTGTACCCTGTTTCCGGGCGCGCGTCAGCGAGGGATTCGGATAGCGTCATGTTAGCCCTTGCCTACTTGACCCGGTCGATGATCTTGGCGGCCGCGCCGATGAAGGGCAGGAACCAGGGCGGGCCGAAGTGGCCGGGCACGGGCGGGTTTTTCAGGTCCTCCCACACGTTGGCCCTCTTGTCTCCGGCCATGTAGTGGGCCATTCTCTTGCCCATGTGGGCGGCCATCTGTACCCCGTGTCCGCTGTAGCAGAGGGAGTAGAAGAGACCGTCGTGGACACCTGCGTGGACCATCTGGTCCATGGAGAGGTCCACCAATCCGCCCCAGATGTAGTCCACCTTGGCGTTGGAAAGGTAGGGGAAGAGTTCGAGCATGGCCTTCCGCAGGATCTCCGCGCTCTTGACGTCCGAGTCCGGGCTGGACAGCGCGAAGCGGGCGCGGCCGCCGAAGAGGAGCCTGTTGTCCGGGGTGATCCGGAAGTAGTAGGTCAGCATCTTGCTGTCCGAGGCCTGGCGGCGGTTGGGCAGGATGCGGTTGACCACGTCTTCGGGCAGCGGGTCGGTCACAATGATGAAGCTGCCCACCGGGATCACGCGGCGCTGCAGCCACGGGGTGATCCCGCCGGTGTAGCCGCTGGTGGCGACCAGTACCTGCTTGGCCCGGGTGATGCCCCGGGTGGTGTGCACGTCGTGCACGGTGCCGGAGACCTTCTTCAGCTCGGTCACGGCAGCGTTCTCGCAGATATCGGCCCCGGCAGCAACGGCCACCCCGGCCAGGCCATGCACGAACTTGCCCACGTGTAGGCCCGCCCCGAGCGGGTCAACCATCGCGCCCTGGTAGAAGTCCGTGCCGATTTCGCTGTGGATCTCGGACTTGGGGATCACGGTGACATGGTGGTTGGCCAGGGTGGCCAGCTTGTCCTGCGACTTCAGGAAGCCCTCGTAGTGGGACTTGTGGAAGGCCAGCGAGA contains these protein-coding regions:
- a CDS encoding FAD-binding oxidoreductase — protein: MKLIPYWLDTAEASGDYRQTPVPQNVDVAIIGAGFTGLSAALEFARQGASVAVLERHTVGWGASGRNGGMATTGLAISFSTAVKRYGATRAVEMFQEYNDAIDTIEKLVHDNGIDCDYNRFGKLSLAFHKSHYEGFLKSQDKLATLANHHVTVIPKSEIHSEIGTDFYQGAMVDPLGAGLHVGKFVHGLAGVAVAAGADICENAAVTELKKVSGTVHDVHTTRGITRAKQVLVATSGYTGGITPWLQRRVIPVGSFIIVTDPLPEDVVNRILPNRRQASDSKMLTYYFRITPDNRLLFGGRARFALSSPDSDVKSAEILRKAMLELFPYLSNAKVDYIWGGLVDLSMDQMVHAGVHDGLFYSLCYSGHGVQMAAHMGKRMAHYMAGDKRANVWEDLKNPPVPGHFGPPWFLPFIGAAAKIIDRVK